agcataGGGCCCCCCAGCCACCTTAATACTACCCTGAAGGTGAGATATCCTTGGATAAATACCGATGACACTGCAAAGGACCAGATGAATGTACATGTATAGTGCATTGCCCATGTGTTCCATACATTACATTTTGCTATGCATTTTACTTGTGTTTATGCTGGTCTATACACCACGTTGTCGGTTGgtccatctgtctgtcagtcagtcagaaaGCGGCTTGTGGAGTGTTTGCTCTCAACATACTGTAGGGCTGTTGGCCTGTAGTTCAACTTACAGTATCTTCCTGGTTGAATCAATAGTCATGTTTGATCAATGATGTTTGACTTCTATCTAtcctcacatcctctctctctctctctctctctctctctctctctctctctctctctctctctctctctctctctctctcgcaggtgATAGACATGACGGGTAGGGAGCAGCGTGTGTACTACAGCTACACCCAGATGTCCCATAAGCACAGTGTTCCCGAGGAGCCCACTCTGAGCGAGGTGGTGCGGGAGCAGAAGCCGGCTGGTTTCGCCCTGCCCGAGCTGGAGCACAACCTTAAGCTGCTCATAGAGCTCACAGAACATGACATTTTACAGGTAaggagcatacctgtcaaccatctcTAATTTCCCgagaaactccctaattttgaatcctttcccgatttcttcccgatttgacatttttcctgaaaatatcccggatttttcacattatcaaaaaacaccgtcggtccagaaGCTTtattatacccacggccctgtccgacgagccacacacCCTctcagagggtcttgcttatcaagcattcaagctacctgccagaagattgtatgccagatgccatcAAGAAtttaagttccttgaaaatacgagctgtcaccctcgagctccatagcgcttgtgcgcccactcttttcctcagaaaccgtcacttcatacaacgcataaaacagcctcggaacagcgaatcatgcgattaacctaatcacctgttccagcacgaagttttgcacgaacagacaacttgtgcgacaacacaacaagaagaaactcattgcgctcatttcattgttttgttttcattgcattgtttctccacgctgtaaatcTTGTGCTGAgtgattttagacaggactgtctttgcagtatatatatatgtgtgtgtgtgtctctctctctctctctctctctctctctctctctctctctctctctctctctctctctctctctctctcatgtaatctctccatttctcctcatAGAGTGCTCGTCAGCTGCAGCATGAGCGCGACACAGTAGTGACCCTGACACACGAGAGCGCCGCCCTAGAGGAGAGactgaaggaggaggatgaggcccTGACTCGGCTGGAGCAGGTGCTAAAGATGGCTAGTTTGTTTGATGTTATGTGGAGTTTTATATTATCTTTCAAAAGGACCCACCCTTAAAATGATGCCTGTGCATATGTGGAGCAGGTGCTAGAGCAGCCTATTTAGATTCTTGCACTATGGTGTTTTCTATAGTCTTcataaagaaagtgtgtgtgtgtgcgtgtgtgtatgcgtgtgcgtgtgcgtgtgcatgcgtgcgtgcgtgcgtgcatgtctgcgtgtagCAGGTGCTAGAGAAGCCTATTAGATATTCTTGCAATATGGTGTTCTCTATAGTCTTTTAAAAGTATcctaaagaaagtgtgtgtgtgcgcgtgcgtgtgtgtctgtgtttagcaGGTGCTGGAGCAGCCTATTCATAGATTCTTGCAATATGGTGTTCCCTTTAGTCTTTTAAAAGTGTCCTAAagaaagtgtgggtgtgtgttgcacAGGTGCTGGAGCTGGTGGAGCGGTTCGAGGCCTCAAGTGGGGGCATGGGCGATGGTGAGCCCCCTGTCTCGCTGCAGGAGTGTGCGCAGGTCTTTGAGAAGCTCCAGAGTGGTTTCTACCAGGAGTACAAGACTCTGGGACTCTCTGACCTGGCAGTGTCTGTGGTGCACCCGCTGCTAAAGAACAAACTCAGCCACTGGAACCCCCTCGACGTGAGTCACCAAAACCTTCAAAAGAACGTCACTGTTTTACTGCTTTGGCCACTAGGGGTGTGACGAGACGCTCAGCtcacgagaagagacgagacacgAGATTGGGTTCACGAgatcgagacgagacgagacgagattttAAGAAAACTAAATGAAAAATCATATATGACTGGACAACAGACTTTTATACCCAGTTGTACATGCATTTTAAATGTTATATTATAACTCATGGCCACTCATTTCTGTATGCACTAGGGACGGTACAATACAAACCGAAGCCGTACCATTTCCTACGTGTCCCAAACCGTGACGTTCCAAACAACCATGGTTCATGGTTCCCCCAAAAAAATATcagttaaaggacaagtgcactttTTGACCTTAGCCCATGGAGGATGTGGGCCAGGGAGTCTGTGTATTTAGTCAAATGATTAAAATGTTGGATGTTTTGCTGCTCCCTGCAGGACTTTGCGTATGGTCTGGAGGAAGTGGGCCAGTGGAGAGCCATACTGGAGTCAGACCAGATGCATCACGGAGCTCCTGACGCTGCCAACATGGACCCCTACCACAGGTGAGTCAGTAAACTACACATACTAATGCAATCAAATGTCAAGGCAGATCATGACAGCTACTGCTGTATTGTTGTGTAATATTTAAGCAGTAAAATGCCAGCCTGTGACTGTGAGAGCACTGTAGACTAGAGAGCAGGGAATActtcagtctttgtgtgtgtgtgtgtgtgtgtgtgtgtgtgtgtgtgtgtgtgtgtgtgtgtgtgcgtgtgtgcgtgcgtgcgtgcgtgcgtgcgtgcgtgcgtgcgtgcgtgcgtgcgtgcgtgcgtgtgtgtgtgttatcagatTGCTATGGTAGGTGCACAGTAGATCAATGGCAGACCAGGagtgtgcatgaacacacacacacacacacacacacacacacacacacacacacacacacacacacacacacaaacacaccatataCCGCCCCTTGATGCTTTGTgtacctattgtgtgtgtgtatgtgttaccaGGCTGCTGTGGGAGGTTTGGGTGCCGGTGATCAGGAGCACGGTAGCCCAGTGGCAGCCCAGGACCGTGGGCCCCATGGTGGACTGCATCGAGTGCTGGGCCCCCATACTGCCCCTCTGGATACTCGACTACCTGCTGGAACAACTCATCTTCCCCCGGCTACAGAAGGAGGTAATGTgtaccgcacgcatgcacacacacacacacagggattgtgCTAAAACAATCACACACTCAAAACTGGTTGTAGTCTGCAGGCAAAAGTAATCGGTagatatttatttgtttttcaatATGCTGAAATGATACAGACAGAAGGTCCTATCAGCCAGTTAATGGTGTGCAACTAATATTTTGTCTGGTGTTGAACAAGTTCCATTATATCTACTTCTCCTTTCTAAAtggtacagtaacagtaacacaTTCACAGTACATATTCACTCAAGAAACTTGTTTGTCTTTcctggcttgtgattggctaagACTTATTTTCCTGTCCCTTGTGATTGGTTGGCCAGGTGGAGAACTGGAACCCTCTGACGGACACGGTGCCCATCCACGCGTGGCTGCACCCCTGGCTGCCCCTATTGCAGGGCCGCCTGGAGCCGCTGTACCCGCCCATCCGCAGCAAGCTGGCCAACGCCCTGCAGCGCTGGCACCCGAGCGACGCCTCCGCCCGCCTCATCCTCCAGCCCTGGAAGGAGGTGTTCACGCCAGGCGCATGGGAGGCATTCATGGTCAGGAACATCCTGCCCAAGCTGGGTTAGTGCTCTAGTTCTTTCTCTCGGTCTGCTCTCGCTGTATCTCTTCCTATTCCCAAGCTGGGTAAGTATagggcacacatacaccacacacacacgcagggaatgCCAGGGAGGCCTACGTGGTCCGGAATGTCTTTCCCAAGCTATGGAGGTTTGTGCACTCACTCCTTAGACGCTCTGGGGAGTGTCCCAAGAAGGTTAAGTGATAACACCTGGCTGAGATAaccctacaggaagtggtaaacctgctcatAGATGGCCCACAGATGTCATTTAatttagaaaatgaggactccaggctcttctattcgaTGATTTATCACTGCTGGAAAGTTAACTTAAACTGGTTTACTGCTGAGCCACATTCTTGGGATACCCCCATGAGCGTTATCATGttacttttgtttgtttgggatTTTTACCAGATTTGACTGTATATTTAATCGTGTTATATTAGAGATATATCCATTTGGAATTGgtgtaaatgttttatttatgaaTACAGAAATTACTTGCGAAGAGTTTTACTTACTAAGAGTGTATAATTAATGTGTTTTTTAATTGTTTCAGTGTTgagtttgatttgtgtgtgtatgtctttcacTGTTGCAGAATTGTCTGTATATTGAGTGTGAGTGCATTGTATTGTTCCATAGTTGTGTCTGCCTtagtacagtgtgtatgtgtgtatgttatttCAGAGCTGTGTCTGTCTAGTACCCCCATCAGCAGCATgtattgatggtgtgtgtgtgtatttcattttGTCCAGAGTTGTGTCTGCCttagttacagtgtgtgtgtgtgtgtgtgtgtgtgtgtgtgtgtgtgtgtgtgtgtgtgtgtgtgtgtgtgtgtgtgtgtgtatttaatttTTTTCAGAGTTGTGTCTGCCTTAGttccaatgtgtttgtgtgtgtgtttttaattttgTCTAGAGCTGTGTCTGCCTTAGttccaatgtgtttgtgtgtgtgttttcttattcCAGAGTTGTGTCTGTCGGAGTTGGTAGTGAATCCCCATCAGCAGCATATGGAGCCGTTTAACTGGGTGATGGACTGGGAAGGCATGCTCTCCCCATCCAGTATGGCGGCCCTGCTAGACAAGAACTTCTTCCGCAAGTGGCTGCAGGTgcgtccagggctctaaatttacacCCACAACTGGCCAAATTCAGATTGCCTGGTAGAAAAAGAAAGGctactagtcactttgacccattagtgaatgtgtttggcttgtaaaaGGAACACTAACTAtccgttttggctggtgatgaaaacggTTGAAGAGTCCTGCGTAGGTCAACACTGAAAAAGGTGGCAGGTGCTCTGCTCTggcatagaatagaatggaatggaaaaaTAATTGGACACCTGTTTATTGTCACTCATGGACTGTACAAAGTACACTCACTCAAAATAGCACATGGTTGTATGCACAGTTACTTGGAAATCAATAGTAATCCAATACCAGATAATgtatatttacattaatgtacttcATCAAGAGACCATACATCTTAAAAtcgctgtatactgtatgtactttaagtagtgtgtgtgtgtgtgtgtgtgtgtgtgtgtgtgtgtgtgtgtgtgtgtgtgtgtgtgtgtgtgtgtgtgtgtgtgtgtgtgtgtgtgtgtgtgtgtgtgtgtgtgtgtgtgtgtgtgtgtacacccgcAGGTGCTGTGCTCGTGGTTGAGTAACAGTCCTAACTATGAGGAGATTACCAAGTGGTACCTGGGCTGGAAGGCCATGCTGTCAGACACGCTACTCGCACAGCCACTGGTCAAGGAGAAGTTCAATGAGGCGCTGGACATCATGAACAGAGCTGTGTCATCTGGCGTTGGTATGTCATTCAGTATCATGCACtatattcataataataataccacTCACTTCATCTGCAATTGGTCTGaagttttttttcaataaaacACACCACTTTCCTTTTTGAAGCTATTTGCTTAGTTGATTTGGCATCGAGTCATTCAATGCAACACCCATTACATTTGCCCTTTTGAGCATGCTACTTCAACTGTTAAATGAAATTACTTGCATATTAACTACCATTTCTTAATCACACTGAAGATCCCTGTGCTTCAAGTGCATTTTAATGTCTTAATGTCTCTAATTTTGGAGTCTTATGTAAttgtctcctttcttctttccctccctccctccctttcccccagGTGACTACATGCAGCCAGGTGCGCGCGAGAACATCGCCTACCTGACGCACACGGAGCGCCGGCGTGACTTCCAGTACCGGGCGCCGCAGGAGCGTCAGGAGGCGGAGAGTGTGGCACAGAGGGGCATCGGGGCCATGGGGGTGGCGGGCACGGGCGCGGGGGGCGCCTCGGGGAGCACGGGCGTAGGATCAGTGCCCACCAACCTGAAGGACCTGGTGCAGGCTAAGGCGGCAGAGAAGGGCATCGTGTTCATGCCTGTGGTGGGCCGGCGGCACGAGGGAAAGCAGCTCTACACCTTCGGCCGCATCACCATCTACATCGACCGCGGGGTCGTGTTCGTGCAGGGGGAGAGGACATGGGTGCCCACGTCACTGCAGAGCCTCATAGACATGGCCAAGTAGACTGGACTGGACAGTATTACACCTCaacccttagtgtgtgtgtggtgttcgtgCAGGGGCAGAGGACCTGGTACATGTCAGCCCAGAGCCTCATAGACATGCCGaaatggactggactggacaacttaaccgtgtgtctgtgtatgtatgtttggatCTCTGTGCCCACCTCCTTGCAGAGTCTTATTTTGATATGGCCAAGTAGGCTGGAGattcgttctgtctgtctgtgtgttttcggGTAAGATCACGGTGTAGTTTTGTATTCATTTTTATGGATCCACCCTCAAGAACCATAACAAGGTTTTCTAATAAAATGGCTATTTGATATTAAACTCCTTTTGAATTTATTTTAATAATTCACCTGCATATATGGCCAGTAAAAATGGTAACGTTCATACAAAAAATACTCTGGAGCATCAGGAACGGTTCCTTCCTTGTAAGATCTTACAAACatttagggctctaaattatcaccagccaacgggccaaatgctagtgaaatttcattttggcaggtagaaaagatcaacttactagccactttgatccattagtgagtggGTGTTTGCCTGGTAAGATTTCATCAACTAgtaattttggctggtggtgaaaaatgttaatttagggccctgctgaCATAATGGACTGTGGGTCcatttcaatatctaacctcccttTCTTTCCCTGTGCGGGTGGCCTTGCGATGCAAGGCAAGACGCCATTGGCgctagaagttttattcaatatctcgcaaaaccaAAACTCAAAGCTtattgtgcctaggctgacagtgggaaaATTTTCTTGGAGGCTGGGTGCCAGAAAAGTATGATAGGTGTGACTGAGACAGGTGTTCCCGCGCCATTCGTCCGCGAACTcaccacctcgtcaacgcatcagttcggcaatgggaggcacagaacGAGACCGCTTGAGCTAAAGGGCTGGCCCGATAGCctaacgctaccgcactgtattgaggcttcgggagggaggtttaccaacgttccacgccacactctgctagttggcatccgttatagaggccacaagcacaaggcgaggatgaGGTTTAAATAATGAGAGggacccaatgtgtgtgtgtacagcatatcTGTTTGAATCAAAGTGTCTTATGGATATGTTCAAGTAGAAAACTCAGGTCTAAACACTCTACAAGTGGTAGTCATAACAacatggagtggagagaggactGCTGAGGAACTCTTATGAACCCATCCTGCGGtcccacccccccccttttttcattttgaaaacaCATCTGGCCAAGGACAGTAGCAGCCAGACAGCATGAGAACTATCTCCCAGTGTGGTGGCTTTGTTTAGCATTAGCCTGGATAGCTCAGAGCATTCTGGACTTACTGAAAGGAAATGAGTGCATTTTGCACTGAATAAACACTTATCGTATCCACCCATTCGGCTACAATAATATTACTACAATTTTGTCAAAGAGAAGTCCATAATACGCACTGTACAAGTGTGTGAAAGGTTTCCTTGGATTGGGGTAGACCACTGAAGATTGTAACTGGGTCCACATCAGAAACCAAAATTGTGATTTCTAATAAAATGGTCATTTGATattaaattcagttttatttattttataaaagGATCAACAGAGCTCTTTACAAAGGAACAGCTGGCATTCAGCATGTCATCTTGCTTACAATTCAGTAAAAGAAAAGGAAATGCATCTCCTCTTTAAAGAAAAGAATTACACTGAGGATACGTCTTGGTCTATGTACAAGGTACAGGTAATGTCATTTGCCTctctggtaagtgtgtgtgtgtgtgtgtgtgtattggtccaTGTTGGTTGTCTGAGGTTGGGGAGACAGTAGGCAACATAGGGTTGATATGGAATCTGAAGTGTGACCTTCTGGTCTAGAAGTCCTTCTGGAGATCTATGACAAATTCAAGCACAGGGGTGAGAAACAATTAGGAGACATGGCACAGCATTGAGATACATATTTGAAAATTGTAACAAGCAGTTGAAACATTTCACTCTGATCTCTCACCACTTTTCCTCAGCATCTCTCCTTTGCGTGAGCGAGCCATGCCATCCAGGAATCTGTCCAACAACTTCACATATTTCGCCAGGCTTGTCCTCTTGTAGTCTGGATAGAGGGtggtaaaaaaaatgaacagatcTGTCATTGTGGTAAACACTTTAAAGTTGACAACACACCATACACGTGGTTATAAGTGAAAGCTTTCAGGTCATCAAGCGGCACACACAGGTGGTGGTGTATGGTTAACACAACAAAATTCAACTTCTGCATTTAACTGATGATAAGACGAGATAGAATAGGGAGAGGGTGGGGAAGAGTGCTCAGTCCATCCACTTGAATTGAACTTGTGACCTTTTGTAGGCTacaggtcagtgtttctcaacgggggctctacaaccCCAAGAGGGCATTaggaaggacacagctgagagggggtggtgcttaattGTCATTGGGAAGCAttaagccgggcttacactgtgcgacttttgccacgatttggcactcgcacaagtTTTTGGGAGccgggacgatttcttgctcaatcgcaggtcaatcgtgagtcttgcatcgtgtagtgtacatggggtaacgacaagcgatttcacctcacgatcgtgcaatcgtagggtcgcaagaaaatcaaaactgtttgaaatcctggtcgtgcctcgtgagtaaatcgcacagttaaagcagtgctacgacccgattcgaCAGTACACATGCAGAAATTAATAGGCCCGTGAGATTTGCTGTTGAgcacgtcctcatctccacctcaggtgcgcatgttcccacctctgcagacccgggaaacatggctgtcgtgtcgcacagtgggagcgTTGGGCACGCAtctgactgtcggctcgtattagtgtgaggacttgagtcgcgagttccctcgtgcagtgtgagcaggagcttaataccccaGGAGCTTAATACCACACCTTATGATGAGGTCCGGGGGGCATtcattcaaaaaaaggttgaaagtCTGGTTGGATCAGTTAGGTGTGCACAAGGCTTAAGAAATCTCAAAAGATCTGACTGAGACTCACCTCTGATTTTGCGCCGTTCAGCCGCGTCCACCTCATTCTcgttctccttctccatctcctcctcctcctcaccctgcaGAGGCTTATCCAGCTCCTCACAGATCAAGCTGCTCAGCCACAAACAAATACAGCAAATGTTTACTGGTTTATATGGTTATGCTACATGACACTGGCGTAACACAAGTACTTCAGGTCCCCCTGCAAGCTActaagaatgggcccctgaaaaaagagggcctaatatcatgtgtaggggacccgtttcttcaagtcaatgGCCCATGtcactgacacttttatccaaactgaCTTACTGGGTAGTTATTTTcaagctattggttacagtccccctGGAGCAGGATGGtattagctgccttgctcaagggtacctcagtcatggcgtGCGGTAGGGAGCGGAATGATGGGATTTGAACATACAACCCTTTCATATACTGGAAAAGCCCATGGTCTTAACCATTACACCAGGGCTACTCGGATTTCCAACGCCACCAGGTGGATGGGGagagtaaataaccagtgctccCTGCCCCCTCTGTGGCTGAACTGTAAATAAATGGCATCAAATCAAAGAGACTAAAACGCAGCATTGGTATTAGTGGCTTACCTGATTGTTGGAACTTCAAACGGATCAAATGTATCAAGCTCTTCCAGGTTAATTGGTACAGAGATTCGTCCTGCATACATGATCAAAAGAAGAACAAACATTACCACTAAATGATAATTTCACCTAATTATTATTTTGTAATCTTACTCAACTTTGACTACCGGTAATTACTGTTTGTGACCTTACTAGAtggaacacacacaatacacaataacCAAACCTTATGCCGTAACATCAGAAAAACGTTACAACGTCATAAGAGAGAACATGAGTGAGATATGAGACTGTGATGTCACATGTGTCATTGTCACCTGTTTTGGGGTGCACACTGAAGGGGCTCTTGAGTAAATGGTTGACTCCTTTGCTGACGTTGACGTCCAGTCTGGGGTAGCAGTACTGCAGCATGATCTCCTTGTCAATGTACTTGCAACCTTTCTTAGAGGTCACCTACACAAAAGAGTACCGGAGTGAGGAGAGAATAGAGATACTGTATTGATCTCGAAGAAATTAAGATGTGCCTGTAAAGCTATGCAGAGTTGCATAGCATGGGGTTAATGGTATGCAATGTACACTACAGTTTTACATGCAGCTCTAGTGTGGGGCATAATATGGGaacagcaaaaaaatatatatttacaaCATCAGCATATAATGCAACAACCTGCAAAACTAAGGCGAagaaagaaggggaggaggaaaaacAAAGAGTGTGAAAGTTGGCAGTATGATaaataaaagaaacaaaagaaaaacatctCTAATGgtatctcactctctcaccttcTGCTGCTGAACCAGTGCAGTGAGGCGTTTCCACCTCTTAGCAGGGTTCTTCTCACTCTGGAAGAAGGTTTG
This Engraulis encrasicolus isolate BLACKSEA-1 chromosome 10, IST_EnEncr_1.0, whole genome shotgun sequence DNA region includes the following protein-coding sequences:
- the tfip11 gene encoding tuftelin-interacting protein 11; its protein translation is MSMSHLYGKRDEEEEDGVEIEKFEVTEWDLANEFNPERRRHRQTKEEATYGIWADRDSDEERPSFGAGKRTKDYSAPVSFVSAGLRKTAAEEKQERASDDSDGDGEPAPQPTRAPAPKKTLQTGGNFKSHQRSFAAGVRPGQDNLGNWEKHTRGIGQKLLQKMGYQPGKGLGKNAQGIVNPIEAKVRKGKGAVGAYGNERTKQSLQDFPVVDSEEEEEKEFQKELGQWRREPGAGKKKPKYSYRTVDELKAHGKLSNKSMVTPAGELAKVKVIDMTGREQRVYYSYTQMSHKHSVPEEPTLSEVVREQKPAGFALPELEHNLKLLIELTEHDILQSARQLQHERDTVVTLTHESAALEERLKEEDEALTRLEQVLELVERFEASSGGMGDGEPPVSLQECAQVFEKLQSGFYQEYKTLGLSDLAVSVVHPLLKNKLSHWNPLDDFAYGLEEVGQWRAILESDQMHHGAPDAANMDPYHRLLWEVWVPVIRSTVAQWQPRTVGPMVDCIECWAPILPLWILDYLLEQLIFPRLQKEVENWNPLTDTVPIHAWLHPWLPLLQGRLEPLYPPIRSKLANALQRWHPSDASARLILQPWKEVFTPGAWEAFMVRNILPKLELCLSELVVNPHQQHMEPFNWVMDWEGMLSPSSMAALLDKNFFRKWLQVLCSWLSNSPNYEEITKWYLGWKAMLSDTLLAQPLVKEKFNEALDIMNRAVSSGVGDYMQPGARENIAYLTHTERRRDFQYRAPQERQEAESVAQRGIGAMGVAGTGAGGASGSTGVGSVPTNLKDLVQAKAAEKGIVFMPVVGRRHEGKQLYTFGRITIYIDRGVVFVQGERTWVPTSLQSLIDMAK